A single window of Oxyura jamaicensis isolate SHBP4307 breed ruddy duck chromosome 3, BPBGC_Ojam_1.0, whole genome shotgun sequence DNA harbors:
- the CENPQ gene encoding centromere protein Q isoform X2: MKHHRTSSSKMGETANEGTTRKPTSKKKGTDGERRKQAQKRKGVIQTVKRKNKEDEDYSPAGERGYSKKVKLTSAKTESWQTLSESSRKFLETVMDSGILSILCQQSGGKGDVQKHLNLLKERMLRLFQTLKVPPGKLCDLKNVLSLQLAEKQMLETNEKTLIQLQEEITEAEQSAEHMEETIMRLQNKIQMLKVQLEEDEKKAQKVFQEGGTGALHLPELPKRSLQAPTLQEEMLKVKNQKGLLKDMNTVQQSADMKNMLNLIEKVYDKVDFL, encoded by the exons ATGAAACACCACCGTACATCTTCCAGTAAAATGGGGGAGACCGCTAATGAGGGAACAACAAGAAAACCTACCAGCAAAAAAAAGGGAACggatggagaaagaagaaaacaagctcaaaaaagaaag ggAGTCATTCAGAcagtcaaaaggaaaaataaggaagatgAGGATTATTCCCCTGCAG GTGAAAGAGGTTATTCAAAAAAAGTGAAACTAACCAGTGCTAAAACAGAATCTTGGCAAACCCtctcagagagcagcaggaagtTTCTGGAAACCGTAATGGACTCAGGAATACT atctATTTTGTGCCAACAAAGTGGGGGAAAAGGAGATGTTCAGAAACACCTAAACTTGTTGAAAGAGAG GATGCTTAGACTTTTCCAGACCTTAAAGGTGCCTCCGGGGAAGCTGTGTGACCTGAAGAATGTCCTGAGCCTTCAATTGGCGGAGAAACAAATGCTTGAGACAAATGAAAAGACTTTGATACAACTGCAG GAAGAAATAACTGAAGCCGAGCAATCAGCAGAACACATGGAAGAAACTATAATGAGACTGCAGAACAAAATCCAGATGCTCAAGGTACAGCTggaggaagatgaaaaaaaggcCCAGAAG gTGTTCCAGGAAGGTGGCACTGGGGCACTCCACCTTCCAGAACTCCCCAAGCGTAGCTTACAGGCACCCACTTTGCAG gaagaaatgttGAAGGTAAAAAATCAGAAGGGTCTTTTAAAGGATATGAATACCGTTCAGCAGTCAGCTGATATGAAGAACATGTTAAACCTCATTGAAAAGGTATATGACAAGGTGGACTTCCTTTGA